In a single window of the Platichthys flesus chromosome 5, fPlaFle2.1, whole genome shotgun sequence genome:
- the lsm6 gene encoding U6 snRNA-associated Sm-like protein LSm6, translated as MSLRKQTPSDFLKQIIGRPVVVKLNSGVDYRGVLACLDGYMNIAIEQTEEYVNGQLKNKYGDAFLRGNNVLYISTQKRKV; from the exons ATGAGTCTAAGGAAACAGACCCCGAGTGACTTCCTGAAGCAGATCATCGGCAGACCCGTGGTGGTCAAGCTCAACTCGGGGGTGGATTACAGAG GTGTGCTGGCCTGTCTGGATGGTTACATGAACATCGCCATCGAGCAGACAGAGGAGTATGTCAACGGGCAGCTCAAGAACAAGTATGGAGACGCTTTTCTAAGAGGAAACAATG tTCTGTACATCAGCACCCAGAAGAGGAAAGTGTAG